tcagtcaaagaaggagttcttgcctgagttgtaaggtatgaagttaagacttaaagctcgaccacgacagaagaaagaggaaggacgaaggtcatcccctatgcttttgtcataggctccatacggtatgccatgctgagtaccacacctgatgtgtgccttgccacatatttggcaagagggtacaaaggtgatctaggagtagatcaccaaatagcggtctaaattatccttagaggaataaggatatgtttctcggttatggaggtgataaagagttcgacgtaaagagttacgttgatgcaagcttaacacctatccggatagctctgagtagagataccggatacgtataatggagcaacaatttagaatagctccaagtagaacagttatttgaaatggctccaaatgtagcgcagtagttgcatctacaagatgacatagaaatttgtgaagtacatacggatctgaatgctgcagacccgttgactgaaacctctctcacaagcataacatgattaaacccagaactctttgggtgttagtcacatggggatgtgaccttgagtgttaatcacatatcgatgtgtggattattgactctagtgcaagtgggagactgttggaaatatgccctagaggcaataataaattggttattattatatttccttgttcatgataatcgtttattatccatgctagaattgtattgataggaaactcagatacatgtgtggatacatagacaacaccatgtccctagtaagcctctagttgactggctcgttcatcaatagatggttacggtttcctgaccatggacattggatgtcgttgataacgggatcacatcattaggagaatgatgtgatggacaagatccaatcctaagcctagcacaaagatcatgtagttcgcatgctaaagcttttctaatgtcaagtatcatttccttagaccatgagattgtgcaactcccggataccgtaggaatactttgggtgtgtcaaacgtcacaacgtaactagatggctataaaggtacactacaggtatctccgaaagtgtctgttgggttggcacgaatcaagactgggatttgtcactccgtgtaaacggagaggtatctctgggcccactcggtaggacatcatcataatgtgcacaatgtgaccaaggagttgatcacggtatgatgtgttacggaacgagtaaagagacttgctggtaacgagattgaacaaggtatcgggataccgatgatcgaatctcgggcaagtatcgtaccactagacaaagggaattgtatacgggattgatcgaatcctcgacatcgtggttcatccgatgagatcatcatggaacatgtgggaaccaacatgggtatccagatcccgctgttgcttattgaccagaggacgtctcggtcatgtctgcatggttcccgaacccgtagggtctacacacttaaggttcgatgatgctagggttataaaggaagtttgtatgtggttaccgaatgttgttcggagtcccggatgagatcccggacatcacgaggagttccagaatggtctggaggtaaagatttatatatgggaagtcctgttttggtcaccggaaaagttttgggttttatcggtaacgtaccgggaccaccaggagggtcccgggggtccaccaagtggggccaccggccccggagggctgcatgggccaagtgtgggaggggaccagccccaggtgggctggtgcgcccccccccccacaagggcccaaggcgcctagggtttgggaagggggcgccccacctagcttggggggcaagtttcccctctcccccccccttggccgccccaccagatgggatctgggctggccgccgcccctagggtggaaccctaggtgggggcgcagccccccctctccccttatatatagtggaggcaaaggagcagcccacagacgaagtttcttctcttgttggcgcagccctacctctctttctcctcatatctcgcggtgcttggcgaagccctgctggatcaccatgctcctccaccaccaccacgccgttgtgctgctgctggatggagtcttcctcaacctctccctctctccttgctggatcaaggcatgggagacatcaccgggctgtacgtgtgttgaacgcggaggtgccgtccgttcggcactaagatctccggtgatttggatcacgacgagtacgactccttcaaccccgttctcttgaacgcttccgcttagcgatctacaagggtatgtagatgcactctccttcccctcgttgttggtttctccatagatagatcttggtgacacgtaggaaaattttgaatttctgctacgttcctcaacaTGCTTCCCTCCACGCAACTTGAGGgcggcatattgcgccttgaacttctcctcatCTTTGATGACCCTaaagcaatgggagaggttgaagcacttgccattgtgttggaccttgaatgcctccaaagcttgaaatgcctgCAAACGTTTTCATGGAAGCATATTGGCAAATGGTAGGCAAATGAACATGCAAGCATAAACTTGATGACACAAAAGCGGGCGgcttgctagcataccatgtcttgcatgctgATGCCACTCACAGggcgggccttgacgctctcaagggtggcacaaaacttgttgcattcttgttggatcaccctccaaCGCTTTAAAATGGACACCCACACGCGCGTGCTCACAATTTGGTAAGgcggaaacttcttgcgctcatgaaactcccgctggacacgaatccaaaaagttgaatgcttttgttcggcgccggtcttggggtcttgtccaatgtctcgccaacactcgcaaagaagATTGTCCTCGGTCGCCGTTTATGTCTTCGtccgcttgctcttgcgcttcggcttcGGCCCAGCGGCTTGGTTGCCGAGCTCGTCCTCAAACAAAGGCTCCACTTCGATGTtgcactcgtcctcttcctcttgcccGTAGTCGTCCGGAAACTCGTGGTCAAGTGGGAAGCCGTCCAGGTCCatgccgacctgatcacgcatgaaaGCCGCTTGATCGTTATCATAGCCAGCGGCCGGCGTGAATGCCCCGTggccgtcctggctttgtgtctcgtcgggATCGTAGCCAGCGGTCGGCGCACCGCCCTTGAAGATGAGGTTATGCATGTAGTCCTTGTCGCCGGCGGCCGGCATTCCCTCGAAGAGGTTGCGGGCGTCCGGTAGCACGTCGGTCGGCATCTGCCTCGCGCGTTTCCTTGCGCCTCCCAATGACGAGCCACCGGCCACCggtgtggcgttgaggtcgatgggtgCGGGCGTGGGCGTGGAAGGCGCCACCACGCTCACGTCGGGCGAGCACTCCCCGTagaggcgggaggcctgcgggtaCACGTGGAAGCCGGGCATCGGGTTGCAAGCCGACGCGCGGGGCGAGTCGGGCAATACCATCCGAGGAAACGCGGATGACCCGGTGCTGGCCGCGGTGGCATTGACGAGAccgtgctggctagggtttaaccctagcatGTATGGTGCCTCCCTTGTTGCCGCCGCGACGCGGGCGTTCGTGACCTCCTGCTgcacggcggcgacgacggcggtaGCCGCGACGGCTTCATCGCTCGCGTCTGCGGCGTGCCTCtggcccttcctcttggccgactccctcgcccgttgttcgggcgtcagcgccttctttggcttgggcgcgcggcggtcttgtgcggggcacgaggcttgcctttgCCGAAGGGGGCGGTCGTCatgccggacgaggcgagggaggcgaggccggcggcgccGTCGCGGTTGAGGTCGTCGTCCATGACGGGTTTGGGGCGGTAGCGCGCGTGAGGGCGGGAGGTTTTTAGGGAAAATGAGGGGAAAATGGTGGTGGCTGTCACCGACCGGCGGCCCGAGGGAAAGAAATAGACGCGCGCACGGGCGTCCTTCCCGTGTCCACGCTGACGCAAATCCGGCTTAAAAATGGGCCGAGAATAGGTCGACATGCAAACGCCAAGCAAACACACGTCCGTTTGAATCAACGCGTTGGGCCGATTTTTGTGTCTACGCCGACTCTAACGGGCGGCAACGAATGAAGTGAATCGATCCGTTAGAGTTGCTCTAAGGGATTCTCCAGAGAGAACGGGGGCGTTTGCATAGGCATTACTAGAGCATGACAGCAGAAAAGTCGGCCCCGATGCCATCGACTTGCATTTTTATTGGCTTTTCATTTTTATCCGTAAGCTGTGAGCAGATCCTAAAAAAGCATCTACAGACATACTGCATATGCAACCCGATGCATGAATGAATCAAATAATTGAACCGGGAGGCAACTCTGACCAGTCGCCAATCGACTGTAAGTACAAgaaacagttttgctagaactcatctagatgagatataatttagtctcattcaccttttatagccattgaATATGATGCTATAAAATGTATGTGTGTTGACGTGGGTTGtatctgttcttgttttcaaagtgaatgataccaaattatatctcatctagatgagttctagataCTCCCTACAAAAAAACTGAACAATCCATCACCTCTCATCGCAAGCAGATTTGATCGATCTAACTATCACCCGCACCGCTCGCGACTTCGTGAGCTAAGGCAAGACTAACTCACTCACTCGCCATGGAACTCTCATCCCTTCCCCTCCTTCTCCTGCCTCTCTTGTTTGTTTATGTATGACATTGTTGAGCTAAGTAGCGATGGTCGAGAGTGGTATGCTCAAGGCCTGAGTTTCTTTGTTTCTAATGTTGTGAGCATAAAATTCTGAAAGTTTTTGAGAATGAAGATGGCCCGGCTAGCATGTTACATAAAATTCTCCACTTTGGGTGGCTGAATTGTTGCCAAAATGAAGTCATCATACACAAAATGATGtgctaaagaaagaaagaaaaagaaataagtGGCTTGCTAGCTGGCGGATCCATGTGGCAAACAACAGCGGGCCGGCAGCAGAAATACACAAACGAGAGCCATCTCGTACGTGCAACAAGCAGCAAATGCGAGACTGAAATTGCAAGACTAAGGTTGCTAGATTGAAACTCGATATAAATGGCCAAAGTAGTACGCagcgtgtgtgcgtgtgcgtgtgtatatatatagGTAGTTATTAACCCTTCAAAAAAAAAGATGGATAGATACTACAGGGAGATGCAAAAGTTTGTCTGGCTTCTGCATATCCCGCTAAGATAGATGCTGCACGCTCGACGAAAAAACAAACAAGGAAGGATTGACCTAACGATTTCA
The Triticum dicoccoides isolate Atlit2015 ecotype Zavitan chromosome 3A, WEW_v2.0, whole genome shotgun sequence genome window above contains:
- the LOC119273770 gene encoding uncharacterized protein LOC119273770 yields the protein MPGFHVYPQASRLYGECSPDVSVVAPSTPTPAPIDLNATPVAGGSSLGGARKRARQMPTDVLPDARNLFEGMPAAGDKDYMHNLIFKGGAPTAGYDPDETQSQDGHGAFTPAAGYDNDQAAFMRDQVGMDLDGFPLDHEFPDDYGQEEEDECNIEVEPLFEDELGNQAAGPKPKRKSKRTKT